Genomic window (Cellulosilyticum lentocellum DSM 5427):
ACAAGCTCACAGGTATATACAAAAACAAGCTATGGACATGCGTATTGCACCGCGTGCAGTGGCAGATAATATTCTTAAAACGTATGAAATATAATGTAGGGATGTGAAGACATGAAAATTAATTTTACTAAAATGCATGGCATAGGCAATGACTATGTTTATGTAGATGGTTTCAAACAAACACTAAAAGATCCCAATGCATTTTCTGAATTTATTAGTGACCGCCATTTTGGCATAGGTTCAGATGGATTAGTAATCATTCTACCTTCTGAAATAGCTGATTTTAGAATGCGTATGTTTAATGCAGATGGCTCAGAAGGTAAAATGTGTGGCAATGCTACTAGATGTATTGGCAAATTTGTATATGAAACAGGTTATACTGATAAAAAAAATATTTCTCTCGAAACTTTAAGTGGTATTAAATATCTTACACTTACAGTCGAAGATGGAAAGGTGGTTTATGTAGAGGTTGATATGGGAAAAGCTATTCTGAGTCCACAAGATATTCCTGTTATCTCAGATCAAGAAACCTTTATTAATACACCTATCTCTATTGATAATGAAATTTATTATGGTACTTGTGTTTCAATGGGGAACCCTCATGTAGTAGTTTACTGCGAAGATGTAGACCTATTATCTTTAGAAAGTATTGGACCCAAATTTGAATTTAATCCACTCTTTCCTGAAAGAATAAACACAGAGTTTGTGCAAATAATAGATGATAGCACTGTTAAAATGCGTGTTTGGGAAAGAGGTTCTGGAGAAACTTGGGCTTGTGGAACAGGCGCATGTGCTGTTGCTGTAAGCTGTGTTTTAAATGGCTACTGCAAAATCAATGAAGAAATTACTGTTAAGTTACGTGGAGGTGACTTAAAAATCACCTATAAAGAAGATGGTACTGTCTTAATGAAAGGACCTGCTACTAAGGTCTTTGATGGTACTATAGAATACGAGGAGGCTTAAAATGGCATTTATTAATGATCAATATTTAGAATTACAAGATAGCTACTTATTCTCTACTATTGCAAAAAAGGTAAATGAATACGTAGCAGCTCACCCTGATAAAAAAATTATTCGCATGGGTATAGGCGACGTTACTCGCCCTTTAGTTCCAGCTGTACTTAAAGCAATGCATGATGCAGTTGATGAAATGGGCCAAAAAGAGACTTTTAAAGGATATGGACCTGAACAAGGTTATAGTTTTCTTCATGATGCTGTTCAGTCCTACTATAAAAGTCACGGTGTAGATTTATCATCAGATGAGATATTTATTAGTGATGGTGCTAAAAGTGATGTTGGTAACATTACAGATATTTTTGGAAATGAGAATATTGTTATGATTCCAGATCCTGTATATCCTGTATATGTAGATACAAATATTATGGCTGGAAGAGATATTGTTTATTTAGATTCTAATGCTATAAATAACTTTTGCCCTATGCCACCAACTGATGATGAAATCGCCCCAGATCTTATCTACTTATGTTCACCAAATAACCCAACTGGATCTGTCTATAATAAAGAACAATTAACAGCTTGGGTTAACTATGCTAATGAAAATAGTGCTGTTATCCTGTATGATGCTGCTTATGAATGTTTCATTAATGATGCTTCTCTTCCAAAAAGCATCTATGAAATCCAAGGTGCTAAAGAATGTGCTATTGAATTCTGCAGTTTATCTAAAACAGCTGGTTTTACAGGTACACGTTGTGGTTATACAATCGTACCTAAAGCACTTACTGCCTTTTCCGTTGATGGTGATGCTGTAAGCTTAAATAAGCTTTGGCTTAGAAGGCAAACAACTAAATTCAATGGTGTACCTTATATTATTCAAAAAGGTGCTGCTGCTGTCTTTACTGAAGAGGGTCAAAAACAAATTAAAGAAAACATTGATTACTATATGAAAAATGCACGCACTATTGCTGCTACTATGGATGAATGTGGAATCACTTATTATGGTGGTGATAATTCTCCATATATTTGGCTCGAGTGTCCAAATAATATGAAGTCATGGGATTTCTTTGATTACCTCTTGAATGAGATTGCTGTAGTTGGAACACCTGGTGCTGGTTTTGGTTCTAATGGTGAAGGTTACTTCCGCTTAACAGCATTTGGTGATGCTGATAATACAGTAGAAGCTATGGAAAGATTTAAAACCCTATATAAAAAATAATTATTGATAACAAAAAAGTGATATCCTTGCTATTTGCTTAGGATATCACTTTTTTAGATATTTAATCTTTATTATTCTATTTAGTTCGTGAAGAAATCTAAGATATTCCATCCATCTGAAGTCTGTGCTTTATAAAGCTCTGTATATCCACATTTTGTACAACTTATGGTAACAAACTTTTTATTTTGTACATCAAATATTTTTGCAAAGTTACCACCTGTAGCTTGGAACTGATCACTTTCATACGTGCTACATTGACATTTAGGACAGCTATATTCTCTTTTTTCCACCTTATTTCCTCCTCGTATCTATTTCTAGTTTTATATGAGTATTTTATCTATATTATACCTTATTCTAGATTTAAATGCTTACTTACTATATAATTAGTTCCCATAAATAATGCTACATCTAATACCAGTATTCCACTCATAACAACCATTAAAGTTGTCGTACTAGACATAGTTGCAAATGGTATGAAATTCCCAATTAGCCCGGTTATTAATTGTAATACACTATTAAGAATAAAAAATGCTATAAAAGAAATGATTCCTCTGTACCTTGAAAATATAGGCAATTGTCCTGTCGCTAATGCTAAATAAATCATTAATATGCCTTCTATATAAGAAAGTATCCCTATTACCGGAATAGCAACTAATACTAATGCTACTTGCCCTTTAAACTCTGTTTGTATTCCTTTCATTAGATCATTCCATAACTCAGGCCATGCATTTATAAATTCTCTAAATACTTGATAGTCACCCATTAATATAACAAATGTCATTCCTCCTACAATTCCACTTGAAATTCCCCAAATAACAGTTGTTATAAGCTTAGAAAAAATTAATTGATTAGGCCCTACAGGTAAAGTAAACATTAAGTACCCTTCATCACCTAATAAATTTCTATTAAATCTTTGTATTGTCACCATAAGTGTTAATACACCAAGAGCCACAAACAAGCCTACTAGTATTGCAGTCGTTAACCCAAATCCTAAATTTATATTTCCCATTCTAAATAGACGATTCCCTAAAGCTACTAGTATTAATGCACCATAAATAGGTAAAAATGTTCTCGAAGTAGCTTTAAGTTCATACTTTAATAATTTTCCTAGCATACAAATACCTCCCTAAAGAGGGCATCAATTGACTTACCTTTTTCCTCTCTAATCTCATCTACATTACCTTGTAGTACTACTTCGCCTTTTGATAAGAATATAACCTCATCACAAATATTTTCTATCTCTTGAATTAAATGAGTCGCGATTAAAATAGAACTTGTATCAGAGTAGTTTTTAATAATGGTTTTAATAATATAATCTCTAGCAGCTGGGTCAACGCCACCAATAGGTTCATCCAAAATATAAAGCTCTGCTTTCCTTGACATGACTAAAATAAGTTGTACTTTTTCTTTAGTTCCTTTAGACATTGTTTTTAACTTAGCTTTTAAATCAATATTTAATTTATCAAACATATCTAGTGCTCGATTCATATCAAAATCATTATAAAAATCACTAAAGAAATTTAATAAATCTTCTACAGTCATCCAATTGTTAAGATAAGTTCTCTCTGGTAAGTATGCAACTATCTTTTTAGTTTCAATCCCAGGTTTATACCCATTAATAGTTACCATTCCTGATGTAGGTTCTAGTAATCCATTAATTAACTTGATCATTGTACTTTTACCGCTACCATTTGGCCCAAGTAACCCCACTATTTTACCAGATGGTACGGTAATATTAATGCTCTTAAGAGCTTCTTTATGAGCATATTGTTTACTCACTTTCTCTAACTTTAAAAGCTCACTCATTTAACTGCCTCCTTTAATTCTTTTTATGCAAAGCCCCTACTTATAAATCTTATACATATTGTGTCTGTTTTTCTTCTTGTGCTTTTAAGTCTTCTTCAATTAATTTCAAAAGCTCTTCCTTTGTATAGCCTAATTGTAGTAATGCTACTGTTACTTCTTTAATTTTAGTGGTTGCATATTGATTTCTCATGACTTTTATTAATTCCATATCCTGTGTCACAAAACGCCCACTTGTCCTTTGACTATACACTAATTGTTCTCTTTCTAATTCTGCCAACGCTCTTTGCATGGTGTTAGGATTAACTCCTGCCTCCTCTGCTAAGTCCCTT
Coding sequences:
- the dapF gene encoding diaminopimelate epimerase, whose product is MNFTKMHGIGNDYVYVDGFKQTLKDPNAFSEFISDRHFGIGSDGLVIILPSEIADFRMRMFNADGSEGKMCGNATRCIGKFVYETGYTDKKNISLETLSGIKYLTLTVEDGKVVYVEVDMGKAILSPQDIPVISDQETFINTPISIDNEIYYGTCVSMGNPHVVVYCEDVDLLSLESIGPKFEFNPLFPERINTEFVQIIDDSTVKMRVWERGSGETWACGTGACAVAVSCVLNGYCKINEEITVKLRGGDLKITYKEDGTVLMKGPATKVFDGTIEYEEA
- a CDS encoding LL-diaminopimelate aminotransferase, translating into MAFINDQYLELQDSYLFSTIAKKVNEYVAAHPDKKIIRMGIGDVTRPLVPAVLKAMHDAVDEMGQKETFKGYGPEQGYSFLHDAVQSYYKSHGVDLSSDEIFISDGAKSDVGNITDIFGNENIVMIPDPVYPVYVDTNIMAGRDIVYLDSNAINNFCPMPPTDDEIAPDLIYLCSPNNPTGSVYNKEQLTAWVNYANENSAVILYDAAYECFINDASLPKSIYEIQGAKECAIEFCSLSKTAGFTGTRCGYTIVPKALTAFSVDGDAVSLNKLWLRRQTTKFNGVPYIIQKGAAAVFTEEGQKQIKENIDYYMKNARTIAATMDECGITYYGGDNSPYIWLECPNNMKSWDFFDYLLNEIAVVGTPGAGFGSNGEGYFRLTAFGDADNTVEAMERFKTLYKK
- a CDS encoding ABC transporter permease; the encoded protein is MLGKLLKYELKATSRTFLPIYGALILVALGNRLFRMGNINLGFGLTTAILVGLFVALGVLTLMVTIQRFNRNLLGDEGYLMFTLPVGPNQLIFSKLITTVIWGISSGIVGGMTFVILMGDYQVFREFINAWPELWNDLMKGIQTEFKGQVALVLVAIPVIGILSYIEGILMIYLALATGQLPIFSRYRGIISFIAFFILNSVLQLITGLIGNFIPFATMSSTTTLMVVMSGILVLDVALFMGTNYIVSKHLNLE
- a CDS encoding ABC transporter ATP-binding protein → MSELLKLEKVSKQYAHKEALKSINITVPSGKIVGLLGPNGSGKSTMIKLINGLLEPTSGMVTINGYKPGIETKKIVAYLPERTYLNNWMTVEDLLNFFSDFYNDFDMNRALDMFDKLNIDLKAKLKTMSKGTKEKVQLILVMSRKAELYILDEPIGGVDPAARDYIIKTIIKNYSDTSSILIATHLIQEIENICDEVIFLSKGEVVLQGNVDEIREEKGKSIDALFREVFVC
- a CDS encoding GntR family transcriptional regulator, giving the protein MYIYIQLVEELKLRVISGQLAAGSKLDSVRDLAEEAGVNPNTMQRALAELEREQLVYSQRTSGRFVTQDMELIKVMRNQYATTKIKEVTVALLQLGYTKEELLKLIEEDLKAQEEKQTQYV
- a CDS encoding zinc ribbon domain-containing protein, with protein sequence MEKREYSCPKCQCSTYESDQFQATGGNFAKIFDVQNKKFVTISCTKCGYTELYKAQTSDGWNILDFFTN